Genomic DNA from Flavobacteriales bacterium:
GGGAATATGCTACCAATGGAAATAAAACCACCTACTGATTCAGGTGATTTTTTAATGAGTTTGAATTGTTTGAGGTAATTAGCAATTTCCGAATGTGTTTTTTCTAGAGCAGCAGGTATAACATTAATAGCGTTATACTGCTCTTTCTCAAACTTATAAAGTTTAGTGAGAGGCCTCAACTGAACACCCATTAAACCTGTTTCTAAAAAAACATCAAAAGCCACTTCCTCACCAGACCTAACCACCACGACATTAGCAGAATCGCCTTTTAAAGTAGGGGTGTATTCAATAACATTGCCAGCAAAACCCATGTCTTTTTCGTTGATCCTAACGATTCTATCTCCCACCTTAGCCCCTGCGGATTCTAAAACAGAGTTTTCCGAGAAAGCATCAACCACAAAAGGAATATTAGGAGAGAACAAAGGGGTCTTGGCTAAAATAGCATTCTTGGTTTCGTTTGTAAAAGGAATAGCAATTTGCTTGCCGTCTCTTAAAACCACCACCTCTTTAGCGTCGTCTAAAATGAGTTTTTGTATCATTTCCGAGTGTAAACTTCCTTTTTCAGAGGCAAAACGCTCAACCTTATCACCGTCTATAGAATAAATAATGTCGCCATTTTGAAATCCAGCATCTAAGGCTAAAGAATCACAATAGATGCCGTATGTGGCATTTTCGCTAGGTAAATATTTCTCTCCCCATATAACTAAGCTGAAGGAATAAATCACAAAAGCTAAAATAACATTGACCGTAACACCACCCAACATAATAATTAAACGTTGCCAAGCGGGTTTAGAACGAAACTCCCAAGGTTGTGGGGGTTGCTTCATCTGCTCCTTATCCATAGACTCGTCTATCATTCCTGATATTTTAACATAACCACCTAAAGGCAACCAGCCGACACCATATTCTGTGTCGCCCACTTTCTTTTTGAAAATAGAAAACCAAGGATCGAAAAACAAGTAAAATTTTTCTACTCGTGTTTTGAACAGTTTAGCCGGGATGTAGTGTCCCAACTCATGTAAAACTACCAAAATTGACAAACTTAAAAGAAGTTGTCCTGCTTTAATTAATATTTCCATTTACCTTATTAATGCGTTAGCCAAAACCCGACTTTCTTCGTCCGACGAAACAAAATCATCGTATGTGGGATTGCTCACAAAAGTACTCTTTTCCATGCAACTTTCAAGGATATCTGACATTTCTAAAAAACCAATTTTATCTCGCAAAAAAGCATCGACAACTACCTCGTTGGCAGCGTTCAAAACACAAGCCATATTTCCTCCTTTATTCATGGCTTTATACGCCATAGAGAGATTTCTAAACGTATCAGTATCTGCTTTTTCAAATGTTAGATTTGGGTAGTCCATAAAATTGAAACGAGGGAAGTTAGAAACAATCCTTTGTGGATAGGCCAAAGCGTACTGAATAGGCAGCTTCATGTCTGGCAAACCCATTTGAGCCTTCATTGATCCATCAGTAAATTGTACTATTGAGTGAATTATAGATTGGGGATGAACGATAACATCTATTTGTTCGGGTTTTAAGCCAAACAACCATTTTGCCTCTATAACCTCCAAACCTTTATTCATAAGGCTTGCCGAGTCGATTGTTATTTTAGCTCCCATTTCCCAATTAGGATGTTTTAAAGCTTGCTCTTTGGTTACACTTGTCAAGCCTTGTTTATCCCAACCTCTAAAAGGACCACCCGAAGCGGTAAGGTATATTTTCTCAATAGGATTATGAAACTCACCCACCAAACATTGAAAAATTGCTGAATGTTCAGAATCTACAGGAAGAATACTTACACCGTTTTGCTTGGCTAGCTCTGTAATTAACGAACCTGCAACCACTAAAGTTTCTTTATTCGCTAAGGCTATATTTTTTTTGGCTTTTATGGCGTTTATAGTTGGTTTTAAACCTGAGTAACCCACCAAAGCAGTCAAGACCATATCAATAGAGTCCATCTCAACCACTTGAGATAGAGAATCTTTTCCAGCATAAACTTTGATGTCTTTTGGCGATAAAATATCAAACACCTCTTGGTATTTGTTTTCATCAACAATTACAACAGCGTTTGGCTTAAATTTTAGAGCCTGTTCTATCAATAATGTGCTGTTGGAGTTTGCGCTAAGAACCTCAACAACGAATAAACTAGGGTTTGCTTCAATAACCTCTAAAGCTTGTGTGCCAATAGAGCCTGTTGAGCCGAGGATAGCAATATGTTTTTTATTGTCAGTCATTTATATATAAGGTTAAGCTATTTGCAAGTTTACGATTATTTGCCAAACGTGGGGGTTTGTTTTGTCCACCTAATTTGCCTTCGGACTTCATATATTTTAAGAAGCCATTTTCTTGTACCTTTCTTATTACTAAAGGCTTTAATATTTTGCCATCGATAAGGTCTTTATAGTAGGTGTTTTGATTTTGCATAGCCACGTCTAAATCTTCAGAAAAACTAGTCATATCATTAGGCTGTTTTCGAAACTCAACAAACCACTCATGATAAGGCAATCCATTTGATGGATTTACTTCAGGAGCAACGTGAAATTCACTAACAATAGCGTCGTATTTTTTCACAACACCATACAAAGCCTCTTCAACCTCTTTAGCG
This window encodes:
- a CDS encoding site-2 protease family protein produces the protein MEILIKAGQLLLSLSILVVLHELGHYIPAKLFKTRVEKFYLFFDPWFSIFKKKVGDTEYGVGWLPLGGYVKISGMIDESMDKEQMKQPPQPWEFRSKPAWQRLIIMLGGVTVNVILAFVIYSFSLVIWGEKYLPSENATYGIYCDSLALDAGFQNGDIIYSIDGDKVERFASEKGSLHSEMIQKLILDDAKEVVVLRDGKQIAIPFTNETKNAILAKTPLFSPNIPFVVDAFSENSVLESAGAKVGDRIVRINEKDMGFAGNVIEYTPTLKGDSANVVVVRSGEEVAFDVFLETGLMGVQLRPLTKLYKFEKEQYNAINVIPAALEKTHSEIANYLKQFKLIKKSPESVGGFISIGSIFP
- a CDS encoding 1-deoxy-D-xylulose-5-phosphate reductoisomerase, whose product is MTDNKKHIAILGSTGSIGTQALEVIEANPSLFVVEVLSANSNSTLLIEQALKFKPNAVVIVDENKYQEVFDILSPKDIKVYAGKDSLSQVVEMDSIDMVLTALVGYSGLKPTINAIKAKKNIALANKETLVVAGSLITELAKQNGVSILPVDSEHSAIFQCLVGEFHNPIEKIYLTASGGPFRGWDKQGLTSVTKEQALKHPNWEMGAKITIDSASLMNKGLEVIEAKWLFGLKPEQIDVIVHPQSIIHSIVQFTDGSMKAQMGLPDMKLPIQYALAYPQRIVSNFPRFNFMDYPNLTFEKADTDTFRNLSMAYKAMNKGGNMACVLNAANEVVVDAFLRDKIGFLEMSDILESCMEKSTFVSNPTYDDFVSSDEESRVLANALIR